AGATTGAACCAACTTGAGCGATTTCTTTAGTAGTTGTGCAAGGCTTGCTGATCTTCTTGAGCTCTTCGATTGCAGCTGCAACCGCCTTATCAATACCACGCTTCAAGTCCATTGGGTTATGACCTGAAACTACGTATTTCATGCCTTCGCGAACGATAGACTGAGCCAATACAGTAGCGGTAGTTGTACCGTCACCAGCGATGTCATTAGTTTTGGAAGCAACTTCCTTAACCATCTGAGCACCCATGTTCTGGAGCTTGTCTTTGAGTTCGATTTCTTTTGCTACGGATACACCATCTTTAGTGATAGTTGGGCCGCCAAATGAACGCTCGATAACCACATTGCGACCTTTTGGTCCCAAAGTTGTTTTTACTGCGTTCGCAAGAATGTTTACGCCTTCTACCATCTTGGTACGGGCGTTATCTCCAAATACGACGTCTTTTGCTGCCATGATTGAGTTCCTTTCTTAGGTACCGATTACTTCTGTACAACAGCCATGATGTCTTCTTCGCGCATTACGAGAAGCTCGTCGCTGCCGACCTTAACTGTTTGACCTGCATATTTGCCGAATAACACGCGATCGCCAACTTTGACGTCTGGTGCATTCAATTTGCCGCTGTCATCACGTTTGCCTGGACCAACTGCCAATACTTCGCCTTGATCTGGCTTTTCAGCAGCAGCGTCCGGAATGATGATTCCAGAGGCAGTTTTTGATTCTTGATCTAAACGTTTAATGATTACGCGATCATGTAAAGGACGCAGATTCATTCCTTCTCCTATGTTAGTAAGTGTTAACTAATTAAAAAACCGATATAAATCAATGTATTGCAATCTCTTAACACGAAGGCAACAAGCTTTTCAGCTGAAAAAGCCTGTTTTAGCACTCGCGTGTAGGGAGTGCTGATTATATAGGTCTGAAGCCGTGGATTTCAAGGGCAAACCTGGAGAATTTATTAACAACACCGCAATCCTGCAGCAAGGATTTGTCTACTTCAAAGCTTCTGCAACTCCCCTTTGTCTTTGCTCTTGCAAGACAGTCAAAAATCGCGTGGTTTTGATGGTCACCTCGTCCTGATATTGACTCTGTGTAATCGCCTTATTCTCAAGCAGCATTGCAGTCACCAACATCGAATCAATGTAATCTAAAAAATCTCGATTTTCCGGGTAGTACTTTGTTACTAAGGCCTGAATTTCCCGAAGGGATGCAACCCGACTTTGATTTTTTGCTTCCGACTCATAGATCATGCGCCTTAACTGCTGACTAAGTAACTGATCCCGATCCTGCGCATGGGCAAAATGAAGTGTGCCCATCAGCGCAGCTGCAATTAATAGATTTCTCATCATGACTTTATTTAACTATCAATCTAAATATTCTTAGGAGTCACTTTTATAAACTGGAATCTCATGCGCTCTAGCATCGATCTCCAGAGGAGCATTCCTATAACCCACCGTCATCACTTGATGAATGTATTGCTCTAGGAAGGAATCAATCGAGTCGTACTGCTCGTATTGCTGTACATGGCGAAACTCATGAGTTAGCAGGCGGATATTTTCCATGCCACTGCGGATATAAACCCCGTATCCCAAGGTAAGACTTTTGATTTCATCACTCAATAATCCAAAGCTGTGAGCAATGGAGAGTAGCCCCTCATCATCTGGGAGGGGAATTGACTCTACGAAGTCAATGCGAATGCGCTCTGGATGTTTGACACCCATTTCACGGGCCATTGACTGCATCCCAAAACCCAGCGGAGCCCCAGTTTGAAGAATGATCTCGGATTGTGACTTTGCCCAATCAATGGCTTTTATGGCTATGGAGTTCATGCCTCCAATGCTATTGGTCAAATATCAGATCGGAAAGGGGATTAACTCGTAATTCGGAGTTATTTAACAATAGTTAATATTTACCAAATGCGGTAGCCCCCCCACAAACCTAGTAATGAATTACCGTTCTAATAGATTTACCTTCGTGCATTAAATCAAAGGCATCATTGATAGACTCAAGCCCCATAGTGTGGGTAACAAAAGGGTCTAAAGAAATCTCGCCACGCATTGCCTGCTCAACCATTCCCGGTAATTGGGTACGCCCTTTGACACCACCAAAAGCAGATCCGCGCCAAACACGCCCCGTCACCAACTGAAAGGGACGAGTGCGAATTTCTTGTCCAGCGCCTGCCACACCAATAATGATGCTCTCACCCCACCCTTTGTGACAGCACTCTAGTGCTGAGCGCATGACGTCAACATTACCAATACATTCAAAACTAAAATCCACACCTCCGTCTGTCATCTCCACAATGACATCCTGAATGGGACGGTCATAATCTTTTGGATTAATACAGTCTGTTGCGCCCATGATGCGTGCCAATTCATACTTGGATGGGTTCATATCCACACCAATAATGCGTCCCGCTTTAGCGAGCTTTGCCCCCTGCACCACAGCCAATCCAATTCCGCCTAGGCCAAATACGGCGACCGTATCACCCTCTTTCACCTTGGCAGTATTTTTGACGGCGCCCAAGCCTGTAGTCACCCCGCAACCGAGTAAACAGACTTTTTCATGATCAGCGCCTGGGTTAATTTTTGCCAATGACACTTCAGCCACTACGGTGTATTCACTAAAAGTACTCGTACCCATATAGTGATACAAAGGCTTGCCCTCATATGAGAATCGGGTCGTACCATCCGGCATCAGACCTTTTCCCTGAGTAGCGCGCACAGCTTGGCAGAGATTGGTTTTGCCAGATAAACAAAATTTGCATTTGCCACATTCTGCGGTGTAGAGCGGTATCACATGATCACCCACACTCACGCTAGTGACGCCCTCACCCAATTCCACCACAATGCCCGCACCCTCGTGACCTAAGACTGCCGGAAACACCCCTTCTGGATCTTCACCAGAAAGTGTGAAGGCATCGGTATGACACACGCCTGTATGGGTAATTTTGACAAGTACCTCCCCTTTTCTGGGTGGTGCTACATCAATTTCAACCACCCGCAGTGGTTCGCCTGGCCCGAATGCAACTGCTGCACGTGACTTCATCTGTTTCCTTGAATTTACTTTAAATAAGATTGCACTAGCGTGAGGATTTGATTTACACCCTCATCTACCTTGCGCGCTTTACTACTAGAATTTTGTTTTGCAAAGGTTTCTCGAATGTGACTTTCAAGCACTTCTGACATGAGGCCATTCACTGCACCCCGCATGGCTGCAATTTGTTGCAGCAATTTAGAGCACTCAGTCCCCTCTTCTACAGCACGCTCTAATGCTTTTGCTTGTCCGCAAATGCGACGCAATCGGGCAGTGGCTTTTTTCTTTTCTTGGTCCGTGTATGGCATAAGCAGAATACTAATACTAGGGGGGAGTATATGCAAGCCCCTTGAAAGCTTCTTTTGTAGAAGTGAAAAATTGTTGCCACCTGTAAGAGTTGTGCTTTCGATCAGCTCGGTATCAAAAAAAACGCCTGATATTTTGAACCAGGCGTTTTAGTATTTTTTACAGCTTGATAGCTGAGGAAATTGGCAGCCAGTACATCATGTCGCCCCTTCTTGACGGCTCAACCAGTCAGATAAAGCCTGATTAAATTTATCAGCCTGCTCCATCAAAAAGAAATGGCTGGCATTCTCAAAAATAATAGTTTCAGCTCCCGGAATTCCCGCACTCAGAATGGCCGTGGCAGTTAATGAGCAAATGGGGTCATTTTGACCCGCCATAATTAACGTGGGCTGGGATATCAAGCCAAGTTCATTGCTGGTGTCATGATTTTGACAGGCTTCATTTTGACGGATGTAGCAAGCTGGCAACCTTGTCTCACCACCAATCAGCACCTCAATCTTTTGAACCTGTTCTGATTTTTGATTAAAGAAATCGGCAGAGACAAAATTTTGCACGGAGTGGCGAGCATGATCAGCCCAATTCATACGCCATTCAAGTGCCTCTCGCATATTGAGCAAGACGCGTCTACCCAAAGGATCCAAAATAGCGAAAGAAGCACATAGCGTCAAAGAAGTAACGCGCTGTGGTGCAAGTAGTGCCATATGTTGAGCAACAGCACCGCCCATCGAACGACCAACGACATGAGCAGCATCGATTTGCAGAAAATCCATCAAGCCCAAAGTATCCAAGGCCAGATCCTGGGTGCTAATTGGCTCATCCATTTGGGTGCTCTTACCGGCACCACGGTTATCAAATGCAATCACCCTAAAGTGATTCTTCAGAAGATTAATCTGATTTGTCCAGGCACTGTAGTCACCGGCTAGACCATGTATTAATACGACTGGCGCACCCTGACCAACATCCAAATAATTTAATTGGTATTGACCTATCTGAGCGACCTTTAAGATTTCCTCCATACAGACCCCCTATTCAATGCCCAAATGACTTTGAAGTTGAGTCTGCTGCTCATTAAACAGATCTTTACTTCCAGAAAAAACTACCTTGCCCCCATTGAGCAAGACAACATCGTCAGCTACGCTCAGTGCAAGGCCTAAGTTCTGCTCCACAAGAACAATCGACATATAAGGCTTTAGAGAGGTAATGATGTTGCCAACCTCTTTAACGATCTGGGGTGCCAAGCCTTCAGAGGGCTCATCCAACAGCAGCACCTTGGGGTTGGTCATCAGCGCCCTACCGATTGCAAGCATCTGCTGCTCACCGCCCGATAAGCTTCCGGCAACTTGATCCTGTCTTTCTTGAAGTCTGGGGAAAAACTGAAATACATCAGCCAAGTTCCATTGGCGAGCACTTCCAAAGCGAGGCGGCAGATAGGCAACCTCTAAGTTTTCTTTTACGGTCAAGCTTGGAAAAATGCGACGTCCCTGCGGAACAATACCAATTCCCGCGTGGCAGATTTTTTCTGGGGAAAGTTTTTGCAACTCAAGACCATCCAGCTCAATCAAGCCGGTACGGCTTTGCAAGAATCCAATAATCGAACTAATGCAAGTGGTCTTACCTGCTCCGTTTCTCCCAAGCAATACAAGGGCCGTGTCTCTTCGGAGCTCAAATGACACGTCGTAAAGAATGTGACTATCGCCATAAAAAGCGTTTAGCTTCTCAAGCTTCAATATGGATTTATTGGCCAAGATAAATCTCCTTGGTCCGAGGATCGCTCACCACTTCTTGGCGTGTACCGCTAGTAATCACTTCGCCGTAATGAAGTAAGGTAATCCGGTCTGCAAATGCCAAAGCAACTTCCATGTCATGCTCAATCATGAGGATAGTAATTTTTCGATCAATTTGCTTGAGCAAATCCGTGATGGTCTCTCGCTCTTCAGTTGACAATCCAGCCAGAGGCTCATCTAGCAATAAAATTTTTGGATTTTGAGCAAGCGCCATTGCAATCTCAAGCCGACGCTTTTCTCCATAAGATGTTTGCTCCAGCGGAAGATGCGCTTTAGAGCCTAGACCGACCAATTGAAGTACTTCTAAAGCCTTCTGATCCAACGCCGCTTGGGAAGCAAAGGAGCCCCAGCACTTCCAACGAAGAGGGAGTTTTCCTAGCAGTGCTAGCTTGACATTCGAGAGCAGGTTGTCCTTGCCAAATAAAGTCAGGATTTGGTATGTTCTAGCTAGATCCAGTTGGGCGCGCTTAGCAGTTGGTAATTTAGTAACATTTTTTCCGGCAAGCGTAATGCTCCCTGAATCAGAAAGTAAGTCACCAGCAATCAAATTAAAGAGTGTTGTCTTGCCAGCGCCATTGGGCCCAATAAGCAAGTGCCTTTCGCCTGCATTCACAGTCAGATTAACGCCTTTGGTTACTCGTAAGCCACCAAAAGATTTCGTTAAATTATTTACCTCAAGAATAGGGCTCATCATTTCATTTGGAAGAAGTCAGAGAATTTTTAATACGTTCAAGACCAGCCATAATGCCGCCCGGAATAAACATCACAATTAGGATGAATACAAAACCTAGCAAAGTGACCCAGTGGTCAATGTACTGACTAGCGACGTTCTTCAACAGCAGCACCAACGCTGCGCCAATCACCGGCCCCGCTAGTGTTCCTGCGCCACCAGCAATCACCATCAACAACATCTCAGCTGAGTTAGCTAAGGAAAGGCTATGGGGACTAATGAACTGGTGATAGTAGACATATAAGATTCCACCAATAGAACCAAAGAAACCGCAGGCAGTAAACGTCATCCAACGTATAAACCAAACATTAAATCCCAGGGCGCTCATGCGACGAGGTTGATCTTTAGTGCCGCGAATAGTTGCACCAAACGGCGAGTGAATCAAAACAGCAATCGCAACCCAAACGATGAAGAATGCGATTAAGGTGAAATAATAAAAATCAACAGCTTCACCCAAATCAACTCCAAAAGGGCTTGGGCGAGTAAGTCCTGAGATACCGTTATCCCCTCCAGTAACGCCAGCCCAGCGATACGCTAAACCCCACAGAATTTGTCCAAATGCGAGAGTAATCATTAAGAAACTAATGCCCGTAGCGCGCAAGGCAATTAGTCCAAAGACTCCAGCAATCACTGTCGTACTCAGGATGGCGATAGCCGCTGAAGATGTGTGTGACCAGCCCAACTTCACCATCAACCAACTACTAATATAAGCAGCCAAACCTAAATATCCAGCATGTCCCAATGATGTGAGTCCAGCGTACCCAACGAGCAGATTGAGGCTCATTGCAAAAATGGCGGCAATCAAAATTTGACTGGCTAAATTAGTGTAATAAGAGCCTCCAGAAATTGCAGGTAGTGCAATGAGGAGTAGCAATATGAAAGCTGAATAAAAACGGTTCAAGCGGTAATCTTTCCAAATAATCCACGCGGTCTAACGGCCAAAATAATCAGCATTGGCAAAAAGAGAATGATGTATGCCAAATCAGGAAATAGCACTTGACCAAAGCTGTAGATAAAACCAATTAAAAAGCTGCCAATAAATGCGCCAGCAAGACTACCTAAGCCGCCCAAAATCACCACGACCAAGGCAAGCGGAAGCATGTCTGCGTCTAGGCCTGGGTAGACCGACAAAATGGGTGCAGCAACAATACCGCCTAGCCCCGCTAATGCAGCGCCCAAGCAAAAGACAATTGAAAACAGCTTGGTTGCGGGAACGCCAATGCCCTGCGCCATCTGCCTATCATCAACGCTGGCACGAATCATGACGCCCAACTTGGTTTTTTCCAGTAAAACCCATAGCCCCAGCGCCACAACAATGCTGAAGACTACTACTGCAATTCGGTATATTGGAAATGTCAGACCCAATATCTCAACTCCACCCGCTAAAAAGCTAGGTGCGCTCACCGGTCTTGGATCGCCGCCCCAAAACCATAAGCTGCAATCCGCAATCACAAAGGCAACACCAAGGGTCGCCAAAACCTGAGACAAACTATTGCCAGCAAGGCGGCGCAATATCACGCGCTCGACAATGACCCCAAGAATTCCAATGGCCACGATAGAAGCCAGCATGGCTAAAAAGAAAGAGTGCCCAGCCTCGACTACGCTTAAGCCCACATAGGCACCCAACATAAAGTAGGCGCCATGCGAAAGATTAGCAATGCGCATTAATCCGAAGATTAATGAAAAGCCTGCCGCTAAGGTGAAGAGGACTCCCCCTAGGGCTAGGCTATTAAGACTTTGAATTAACCAAAATGACATATGCAGCGAATTAGTTTTCTAGGTTATTGGCTGGCGGGTAATCTCTCGAATAGACGGGATTAGATAAGAAGTCTTTCGCCTTGTATGTCCAGAATTGGCTCACTGCAGGATAAGTCTTCACAACCACGTTGCTGAGCTTGCCATCTTTTCTTTCTACCTTGCGAATGTAGATATCCATGATTGGATTACCCAAGGCATCCAGGGTTACTTTGCCCCTCGGATCATTTGGCAATTGAACCGCGCGCAATGCCGCCATGAATGCATTTTTATCTTCAATATTGCCCTTAACATCTTTGAGCGCCTGCTCAAGCATTAAAGCAGCTCCATATGCGCCCATAGAGTAGTAGCCAGGATCTTTCTTGTAAGCAGCATTGAAATCTTTAACAAACTTGGCGTTTGCCGCATTATTTAAATTAGCTGAATACCAACCAGTTGAAACAATACCCAAAGCGTCATCACCCATAAATGGCAAGATACCCTCATCCACTGTGGTCATGGCGCCCAATAAAGGAATTTTTCCTTTAAGGCCATATTCACTGTATTGCTTAACAAACTTAACGCCATTACCACCAGCAAAGGCCGCAAATACAGCATCAACGTTAGGCTTAATTTGACCCATGTAAGTGCCGTAGTCAGCTACGTTAAGAGGTGTCCATAATTTTTGAACCACTTTGCCACCATTATCTTCAAAGGTTCTTTGAAAGCCGGCAGCGATTTCGTGACCAAAAGCAAAATCATCGGCGATGATGGCGATGCGCTTGTACTTCAGTTCTTTAGCAGCATATTCACCCAGCGCATGACTTGGCTGAGCAGAACTACCAACGCCACGCACGAACCAAGGATTTGGCTTACGCTGCGTTAAGTCTTCTGCGCCCGCTGAAGGGGAAATAACAGGAATGCCTACTTTTTTAATGTAGTCGTCTACAGCAATCGCCTCAAAAGCAGCCAGCGGTCCAATAATTACCTGAACCTTATCTTTTTCCACCAGCTCTTGTGTTTTGGTTTTAGTAACTGCAGGTTGCCCGGAGGTGTCAGCAACAAATAACTCAACCTTGCGGCCAGCAATCGTGTTGTTGCGCTCCTTGAGGAAAAGATTGACCGCCTCTTCCATTTGCTTACCACCAGCAGCCAATGCGCCAGATTTAATGGTTAAGAAGCCCACTCGAATGGGCGTGCTTTCTGCTGCATAGCTTGCAGAACTAAAGATTGCACTGGCTAACACAGCCACCATTGCCTTTTTATGCATATTTTTTAGCATTTTGTCTCCTCACGGTTATTTTTTGGTCTTTTTTTAGGCCTTGTTGATATACTACAACAAATATTTATTAAATAATTAATTTTTTGGTTAAATTTAAATATCAATAAAATCAATAACTTATATAAATCACTACACCCAAAAACCTTTTTTGTGATATCTTACGACAACAAATTATAGATTTACTAAATATTCCACACAAATGACCTCCATCATCTCTGAGCCCATTGAAGTTGACGGGCGCTTGCTCCGCGAGCGAGTGTACGAAGAGCTTCGTCACGACATCCTGACTTGCGAACTGATGCCAGGGGCTGAGATCCGTGAGGCTGAATTAGCCGCTCGCTTTGAAGTCAGCAAGTCACCGGTGCGCGATGCCCTGATTAGCTTGGAGCGCGAAGGCTTAGTCATCACCATCCCACGACAGGGTTATCGCGTCGCCCCTGTATCCATATCCGATATGTTGGATATGTTCCATTTACGAGCAGCTTTAGAGCGAGCGAGCATGGAGCGAATCATTCGCCATGCAAGTGATGAGCAATTACAAGCGCTCGATGTCTTTAAAACGCTTCATGAGTCTCAGTGGCCTGACGGCTTTGTCGGTTACAACAAAGCCTTTCATAGACGACTAGCCGAACTTAGCGGTAACCCACGCATGCGTGATCAATTAATCGATTTAATTGATCTCATGGAGAGGGCTGTACAAATCAGCGTTAGCAATATGAATCACGGCAAGCCAGAAGCACTTGTTGTAGAGCATCAGCAAATTATCGATGTCATTCAGTCACGATCCATCAAAGCAGCCCAACGCTTAGCCGAGCAGCATGTGCTCGCTGCAGGCAAAAGGGTTAGCAATGCTGTCTCGCGCGGAATGATCGTTAACTAATTTTTAACTTATTTTTATACAAGGACTCTTATGTCAATCTCTAACAAACAAGTACCGATTCGCGGACTATTCATCGATGGCAAAGAAGTACCAGCGTCACTGCCTGATTTATTGGATGTCATTAACCCTGCCACTGGCGAAATGCTCGCTCAGATTTCTCACGCAAGTGATGCCGATGTAGATAAGGCAGTAAAAAGTTCAGCCAAGGCATTTAACAGCTCCGAATGGAGCTCCATGTCCAACCGTACACGTGCAAAATTGATTAATAAATTAGCCGATGTATTTGAAGCAAACTTGGAAGAAATTTACACCTTAGAAACCGCAAACAATGGCCGCTCATTAAATGAGACAAGAGCACAAGTTTCACGTTTGCCAGACTTTTTCCGTTACAACGCTGGACTCGCAATTGCGCGACGTGATTCAGTTATCCCAGTCGATGGCAACTATTTAAATTACACCTTGCGTACTCCAATTGGTGTAGTGGGCAACTCCACACCATTTAATCACCCACTGATGATTATGGTAAAAAGTCTTGCCCCTACGTTGGCGTCTGGCTGCACAACGGTGGTAAAGCCATCCGAATACACTCCTTTAACTACCCTGCTATTAGCTAAATTATTTGTTGAGGCAGGTTTGCCACCGGGAGCCTTCAACGTCATTACCGGACTAGGTCCAACAACCGGAAAAGCCCTTGCAGAGCACCCTGGTCTAGCCAAATGGGTTCTGACTGGCGGCACAGAAGCTGGTCGCATTACCGGCGCATCTGCAGGCGCTAATTTTGCCCACCAAACATTAGAGCTTGGCGGAAAGACACCAGTACTCGTATTTGATGATTTCAATGTTGATCAAGCAGTGAACTACGCAGCCTTTGGAGCCTTTATTGGCGCAGGACAAACCTGCATTTGCGGAAGTCGTCAGATTGTTCAGGCAAATATCTACGATGAGTTCGTAGAAAAATTAGCTGCCAAAGCAAAATCTATTCGTATCGGCAACCCGATTGATGCTTCAGTGCAACTGGGGCCAGTGGTCTCAGCCAAGCAGCAACAGCGCGTTTTAAATTACATCAATATTGGTTTAAATGAAGATAAGGCACGTTTAGTTGCTGGCGGCAAAATTCCTACAGACCCAGCACTACAAAATGGATTCTTTGTTGAGCCAACCGTCTTCGCTGATGTCACGCGCAATATGCGCATCTTCCAGGAGGAAGTGTTCGGGCCTTTTGTATCCGTAACTAAATTTACCACCGAAGAAGAAGGTTTAGAGCTGGCCAATGACTCACCATTTGGTCTTGCAGGCGCCATTCGCACAAACGACGTTACAAGAGCGCACCGTGTTGCAGCTAAGCTGAAATGTGGCATTGTTTGGGTAAACGACCATCATCGTTTAGACCCTGCATCACCATGGGGCGGCATTAAAGACTCAGGTATTGGCAGAGAATGTGGCACCGAATCATTTGACCAACATTTTGAAACGAAGAGTGTCATGGTTCGTCTTGATGATGCGCCGTTTGACTGGTACAAAGATACTGCCAGCCAACCTCGTTTGAATTAAGAAAATAATACTGAATAAAAGGGGTGAGCATGACACACAAAACAATCGCTATTGGCGATAAAACATTAAGTTTGGATATTTCTGGTGCAGGTAAGCCAATAGTTTTATTCCATTCTCTCTTGGCTGATAGCAGTAGTTTTGCACCTCTTGCGCAGGATCTGGTGAAAACCCATGAAGTCATCACATTGAATCTGCCTGGGTTTGGCGACTCCGATTTTGTTGGCGGTGAACTCAGTGTGATTGCAGACCATATCGCAAAGGGTATTGAGGCGCTTCATCTTTCTGAGAAGCCTATTTTCTTGGGCAATGGGTATGGTGGGTTCATTGCTTTAATGACCAGCATTCGTCACCCTCAGCTGGCCTCGCGCCTAGTGCTAGCCGATTGTGGTGCTATGTTCTCTGAGCCGGGCCGCGCTGCTTTTAGAGGCATGTCAGCAGCTGTTAAAGAAAAAGGTTTGGCTGCAATTGCAGACATTGCAATGCGTCGACTGTTTGCACCTGAATTTCAAGAGCAAAATCCTGATTTAGTGGCAGATCGGAAAAAACGTTTCCTCGATGTCGATACTGAGACATTCCATGGTGCTTGCGCTGCATTGGCCAGTTTAGATATTCGGGATCAATTGTCCGGTGTGACCCAACCCGTGCTGGTCTTGGCGGGAGAGTTAGATGAAGCAACTCCAACAGCCATGTCGGTAGAACTGCATGCCGGCCTACCAAACGCTCAGCTTCACATCCTTCCCGGCTTAGCCCATGTACCACAATTGCAAGCGCCTAAGATATTTATGGAAGCCATTCGTCACTTTGTAGACGGAAAATAATGAGCGTTACCCTATATGGATATTGGCGCTCACTCGCTGCATACAGGGTGCGGGTTGCGCTGAATTTAAAGGGAGTCGAATATCAAGAGCTTGCCGTTGATTTAGCTGCCGGGCAACAGTTTGACGCCAGTTTTGACAAACTCAACCCGCAACATGTGGTGCCATTACTCGTCCATGATGAGCTTGAGATTGGTCAGTCGATGGCCATTTTGGAATACATCAATGAGCAATGGCCCTCACCCAATCTATTGCCAGAACATGCATTTGATAAAGCAAAAGTAAGAGCGCTTGCTTTAGTCACAATTGCAGACACCCACCCACTCATTGTTCCTAGAGTCAGAAAGTTCCTTGGTGATCAATGGGGGCTTAGTGAAGATCAGCAATCGATGTGGGCCCAACACTGGTTTACCGTCGGAAATATCGCAATTGAGAACATGCTGATCAAAGAAGCTAGATCAAAAACCTTTG
The window above is part of the beta proteobacterium CB genome. Proteins encoded here:
- a CDS encoding succinic semialdehyde dehydrogenase, producing the protein MSISNKQVPIRGLFIDGKEVPASLPDLLDVINPATGEMLAQISHASDADVDKAVKSSAKAFNSSEWSSMSNRTRAKLINKLADVFEANLEEIYTLETANNGRSLNETRAQVSRLPDFFRYNAGLAIARRDSVIPVDGNYLNYTLRTPIGVVGNSTPFNHPLMIMVKSLAPTLASGCTTVVKPSEYTPLTTLLLAKLFVEAGLPPGAFNVITGLGPTTGKALAEHPGLAKWVLTGGTEAGRITGASAGANFAHQTLELGGKTPVLVFDDFNVDQAVNYAAFGAFIGAGQTCICGSRQIVQANIYDEFVEKLAAKAKSIRIGNPIDASVQLGPVVSAKQQQRVLNYINIGLNEDKARLVAGGKIPTDPALQNGFFVEPTVFADVTRNMRIFQEEVFGPFVSVTKFTTEEEGLELANDSPFGLAGAIRTNDVTRAHRVAAKLKCGIVWVNDHHRLDPASPWGGIKDSGIGRECGTESFDQHFETKSVMVRLDDAPFDWYKDTASQPRLN
- the uptB gene encoding maleylacetoacetate isomerase, coding for MSVTLYGYWRSLAAYRVRVALNLKGVEYQELAVDLAAGQQFDASFDKLNPQHVVPLLVHDELEIGQSMAILEYINEQWPSPNLLPEHAFDKAKVRALALVTIADTHPLIVPRVRKFLGDQWGLSEDQQSMWAQHWFTVGNIAIENMLIKEARSKTFAFGEDLTIADIALASHAIGATLFKVDMALTPTFAKIVANCMAIPAFAKAHPLKQLGAPQII